One genomic region from Osmerus mordax isolate fOsmMor3 chromosome 4, fOsmMor3.pri, whole genome shotgun sequence encodes:
- the lrrc61 gene encoding leucine-rich repeat-containing protein 61 isoform X2, producing MDSKREKDQDTDFTKITAVLLKSRTGEFDLESILFLKLRGLGICDLGCIGECTNLERLDLSGNNITKLVPLSSLRLLIVLNVSANRISNLEAISSCDSLQSLNVAGNLISSIENLHCLQSLRKLENIRLKDNTYNFSNPGERVVGRGSDLYQLCKDIDDTIKAGLFKNGQLPELPEQWVEDGFWEIKRSNNAIIEEAYKQFNDVLHECRLLNNRAAHIISQTERSLSLKNQPKQYAV from the exons ATGGACTCTAAACGAGAGAAAGACCAAG ATACAGACTTCACTAAGATAACTGCTGTGCTGCTTAAGTCTCGGACGGGAGAATTTGATTTAGAGTCCATCCTGTTTCTGAAGCTCAGAGGTCTTG GAATATGTGATCTTGGATGTATTGGAGAATGTACTAATTTGGAGAGACTGGACCTTTCTGGCAATAACATCACAAAGCTggttcctctctcatcccttcgACTTCTTATTGTACTCAATGTCTCTGCCAACAGAATTTCTAATTTGG AAGCCATCTCCAGCTGTGACAGTTTACAGAGCCTAAATGTGGCTGGAAATCTAATATCTAG TATTGAGAACCTCCACTGCCTTCAGTCTTTAAGAAAGCTGGAAAACATACGACTGAAAGATAACACTTACAATTTCTCGAACCCAG GTGAAAGAGTGGTTGGACGTGGGAGTGATTTGTATCAGTTATGTAAAGACATTGATGATACAATCAAAG CTGGATTATTCAAGAATGGACAACTACCAGAACTACCTGAGCAATGGGTGGAGGATGGCTTCTGGGAAATAAAAAGATCAAACAATGCAATTATTGAAGAAGCCTACAAACAGTTTAATG ATGTTCTCCACGAATGCAGACTCCTGAACAACAGAGCTGCACATATCATCTCGCAAACTGAGAGATCTCTAAGCCTCAAGAACCAGCCAAAGCAGTATGCTGTGTAA
- the lrrc61 gene encoding leucine-rich repeat-containing protein 61 isoform X1, giving the protein MDSKREKDQDTDFTKITAVLLKSRTGEFDLESILFLKLRGLGICDLGCIGECTNLERLDLSGNNITKLVPLSSLRLLIVLNVSANRISNLEAISSCDSLQSLNVAGNLISSIENLHCLQSLRKLENIRLKDNTYNFSNPVCKNTSYRSTLLEMFPNIKVLDGERVVGRGSDLYQLCKDIDDTIKAGLFKNGQLPELPEQWVEDGFWEIKRSNNAIIEEAYKQFNDVLHECRLLNNRAAHIISQTERSLSLKNQPKQYAV; this is encoded by the exons ATGGACTCTAAACGAGAGAAAGACCAAG ATACAGACTTCACTAAGATAACTGCTGTGCTGCTTAAGTCTCGGACGGGAGAATTTGATTTAGAGTCCATCCTGTTTCTGAAGCTCAGAGGTCTTG GAATATGTGATCTTGGATGTATTGGAGAATGTACTAATTTGGAGAGACTGGACCTTTCTGGCAATAACATCACAAAGCTggttcctctctcatcccttcgACTTCTTATTGTACTCAATGTCTCTGCCAACAGAATTTCTAATTTGG AAGCCATCTCCAGCTGTGACAGTTTACAGAGCCTAAATGTGGCTGGAAATCTAATATCTAG TATTGAGAACCTCCACTGCCTTCAGTCTTTAAGAAAGCTGGAAAACATACGACTGAAAGATAACACTTACAATTTCTCGAACCCAG tTTGCAAAAACACATCATATAGAAGCACTCTCCTGGAGATGTTCCCAAACATCAAAGTACTGGATG GTGAAAGAGTGGTTGGACGTGGGAGTGATTTGTATCAGTTATGTAAAGACATTGATGATACAATCAAAG CTGGATTATTCAAGAATGGACAACTACCAGAACTACCTGAGCAATGGGTGGAGGATGGCTTCTGGGAAATAAAAAGATCAAACAATGCAATTATTGAAGAAGCCTACAAACAGTTTAATG ATGTTCTCCACGAATGCAGACTCCTGAACAACAGAGCTGCACATATCATCTCGCAAACTGAGAGATCTCTAAGCCTCAAGAACCAGCCAAAGCAGTATGCTGTGTAA